The following is a genomic window from Homalodisca vitripennis isolate AUS2020 chromosome 5, UT_GWSS_2.1, whole genome shotgun sequence.
aaagcatagagtaagcttaagagaaacgacaaattttgtttaaactgtttctgcaatcactgttaaacatagactttactatccagataatacaattcaaatttgacgtaaaaattcacctttaactgcaatatttatttaatataaaccatgctcatgcttgatcagaagagcaatgcagatatcataattactatcttacgttggctacaaatataaagaatgttataaaatcaaccttagttgttttttttgacagaagtatggttctcaaaactccgtgtgtacatattctctcgatcgagacaacaaagcaagctcaatcgtggcatcggagatataactaatttaatctaaaatttattatagtaaaaaaaaatttactaagtaatataaggacttcggttcttaagatttgcgtgcgaagccgtgggtaacagctagatagaggcaggaatatggtacataccttcataatacgcccaagaggctcacgatggaacgactatcaattatctcagcaatgtttagaatgtgatagaaaaagaataagtgaatatagtgtactgttttcaacgggaaattgcgtgcgaagccgcgggcaacttttgcaaaaaattattgaaatgcgcagcaaagcgcgccgggcccgctagtaagaTTATAAACTAACAAACTAAGATTATTAACAAACTACAGCAAGGTGTCGTGTGAATATGCTTTTATAGAATTAAACGTTCTGATATTGTCTTGTTCTTCAATTTCagaaacaataatacatttataaattaaaagtagacCATTGGAGGATTGGGATTTTCACGATCACAACACAtgatataaatacattcatagaaCTCACAACACAGACTTAAATAGCACCAAAGTCTTTCTGTTCACACAACgtcaaaacattgcttacacaaacaattaattaacttcTTGATGAATGAGTTTTTCGGTTAAGAATCTGTTGACTGAATAGCTCTGTACAGAGTGGCCTAAGCATGTCAAGAagtaattgtgtaagcaatgtcgATGTCAACTGTGTGTGCCTTTGATGTTAGTGATGACACTGGCTGAGCAAACCTAAGAACTAAGAACACagttctttgtttaatttttattattgacgatggaaggtttggaaGAATGATAGGATTGCAGAGATTTGCCATGGGTATATGTTACAAGATGTATAACAATGTATACATGAGTCCTATTCGTCAGGTAcgaagataattaataaataacaaatgaagaaGAAAGAAGTGAAATTTACACATAATAAGAAcactaaataagaaaaattacttaataagAACAGGCTAAACCTATTTAGACAATTTCTTCACAAGCAAAAGTCAGATTACATTATACAGTGAAATCtctgaatatataaatttggatataatacgaGTACAAATTTGTTCAAATGATACATTAACAATGTGCAAATTAGGAAACATAACACAAAGAAGTAAATTGAAAGTAAAGATTCGAAATTTCTAAAATGATTTTAGTATCGCCaaggtaatatattattttgtttacttttagtctttaaataaattataaaatcgtcaaaatctgaatttAATTAAGGccagaattaaaagtaaaaataaattattaacaactagaaaattgtaaaataaacatgtgtaatcaaacatgttttatcatGTTGGTCTAATGTACTGAAATGTAAtgtcattaacaatattttttgtatacggttatgttattaactccacattacaagGTGatctttacattaatataatgaaTGGTTAACTATaacccttttttaattattttatttacagaaacgtGTTTTGGTATTCGACCATTATCAGTagtgtgtacattaacctctaagaAGATACGGTATATCAAAAATATGCCTTGACTATCAGGATCTCACAACCGAAAATGACTAAAAAACTGATTGACTAAGACCGGACTAAAACAGGTAACTAACTTGTTTTGGTTTGGCAGTATcgattcaaaacattttaaaattttttagataagGTTACGATTTTTATTCTTAAGACTCTCCTCACAAAACCGTTCATTCTAAATTTCCTTATCTACAAACTTGATTCATAGCAATATCAGTGTTTGGTCATCATATTCATATTTGTTCAgcattatttagaatataatattaattatttcatcataAATTAATCCATTTCTTCCTTAAACCTAaacattcaaatacaaaatacgtagctcttaaatttatttagtattgttgtatatttagtGTTATCGCGCCATGCCAAATTTTTGCACAAACCTATTTGACCTCTACCTCCCCTCTAATGTGAAATAATGATCTCGTAAAACACCAGATGCGAATGAAGGTCAATGTCAAATATAACGTATATCCATAATGTTATCGTATCGTCTCTACCGTTGTGAAATTGACACTGCTGCAGTGTAAGTTCTCCTTcctataattataaaagaataaaaatcgtcaacaaaacaatataatatcgTAACCATATAAATGTGATATTacgattttgtaaaatttaaacgaaaacgcaatttgtttaaattgctaTATTGTTTATTCCGACCGTCAGGAGcttatttaaaatgtcataatttctctttaaaattcaaatatgtatttttcagTTCGAATATATTAGTATGAAGTAAAATACTTATGAGCCAATCATGAGAAAGCTCCTCCCCTTAAACTCGCCTGTACATGCGACTGTTATTATTGACAGTTTCGGTTTCAATTCTTTTACCTGAAGATTACTCTCTATTGACAGAGAGGGTgaatattttcaagaatttaaCTGTGTAAGCAATGTTTAGACGTGATGTGAACCGGCTTAGATATTAAATATGTCACCGACCGTGCACGTCGAAGAACTAAGATTTCaggttaaacaataaattaattataaatgtaaaaactgtataattcataatatttccAATTTACCTGGAAATCAAAATACAAAGCCAGTAATACGATAAAAGGTTTTAACAATGATCTTACCTAACTTCGGAGTTTTCTCCTTTTAAATAACTTGTGTTGGTGTAATCAAAAATCTTTTGTTTCTTAATATCATTTGGTAACAATGGCTTTTTTACTAAGCCATTTGATGAAATTCTTTCCTTCTTCTTTTTATGACTGTTATGTTCTCTTAGAAcattaaacttacaaaattgcaactagtcctataaggatctttacgctgcttctggagtgacaggatattcggtATGGGTACGGTTGGGGGTAGGAGCCATCTTCTGTCGACATTCACTAAGAATATTTTAAAGCACTAATTTAACGTCATGtttccttggaagaagggaatgCCAGCTCTGgactagcctctccagtcaaagcaggcagggactGGCaccacccttatgtctaggctggcaagtaCCTtggactcttagggaacaaaccctacCCAACAGTCACCTCCCGCAGTAAATTAGACCTACCGAATTACCATTGTGCCCAAGTATCTCGACATTTGACACATATATATcttgacacatcggtttttgctgtacacATTGTGGGTTCAAGTGGAAGGTATggaccagccagaagtgaaccctctggaGAGTTCTAGTCCTTTACTATTTGTAGCAAGTATTTATGATATCCGGTGTAGTATTGTTGCACGTTTTTCGGTTTAACGATGAATACTGCTTTCAAGAACGTACTTCTGCTACTTAATGCATGATATATCACTGGTCATCAGCTTTTTTGATTGGATCATTGGCAGGTTTAACACTTATATAAGTCATCCTCAATGGTGGCTACCTACGGTAGCCTACCAAAGTCCTAAAAGTAATTTAAGAAAAAGATAGAAATACAACTTTTTCCCTACAATCACGGGTATAGACCATGTTCATTTCAACTGTTCGATTAAACGTTTCCAGTAACGTCACATAGACTACCACTCAAGCGTCGCGATGGGTGTTGCTTTTCAGGAGGAGACAGATGGTCGGTGACATAGAAGCAATCGAAGGACACTTGAGTTCAGGTCCTGTGTTAAAAGGTGGCCAAAGAAAGGATAATCAATCCTTAAAGTTAGCTTCGTCTCAAAAGTACAATGATTTCATTGTGAACTTTCATTTGATGTAGGATTTAGTTTTCTCAAAGCGTGGATCTCTTGGTGAGTCTGGGTTAACCTAACCTAATCTCCTCACTTCTTAGCGAAACCTACGGACCATTAAAGTTCTATGAAAGAGCCAAATGAAATTCATTacctggaatattaagatcagcaCCAAAGTGTGGACTATGATCATCTATACATATATCACACTTGTGGAAGTCGGGGGAATTTAACAGGGTTCTATTTTATGGGTACCGGTGCTAATCATATTATTGCtttcttatttatgtatatatttaaactcGATCCTCTCCTTTACCGCATAAAAACAAGGCATACTAGATTCTATGCGTTTCTTAAGCAGTAATAATCCTAAAAATATGAAAGTAACGGTTAAATCAGGTTTGATCCctaatttgtttattcatatttaatatatttggatTGGGGTCATAAAGAATGTGATCCAAGTCTGTCCCTACttatattggttaatttttaattaaattcttaccGATTGCTCTTTCTTATGTAagatttttacattacttttttgtcttcaaattttatttcctacataagttatattcctttcaaatttttgattttttattaactaaatttactcaggtattccatgctctggccttgtatggtttattttagaggttaaatcttcttTTTTCCATTTGTTaatgaatatgtttttattaatgtcagTTCATTCCCTTATATTGATTTAAGATTGTTgagtgttattggtagtgcagactgaggaactcgtttccccacacacagtcTGATGTCCATgcggggataatttcctataaatatactttttatgtattttatttacgctgtataaattatggaaataaatcaaatcaaaaataattGCAGACTTTAACATTAGTTATAATCAACAAGTAACTAAAGAACTATAAAATTGTAATGCAAAAAGATTAATTTggattcaaaaatacattttacctaCTTGTCAATATTTAAGTGTTTTCAGATCAGTTTTATATCAAAAGAGAAGAATACATAATAGGTTGAAACATTATCGGTTGACCTCGGcagtaaaaataatctaattaacTTCCTGAAACAACATATCTTGTTTGGTATTGTTACATTGCCAAAAGAAGATAACCTCCAGCTTGAAACACGTTCATTAGGAACCATTAACGaggtttgtttgaagataaaagcTGTTCTGTCGATATCACCGTGAGTCTCTAGAGAGCCTCTCTCGCTACCATGGCTCCGATCCGCAGAGAGACTGTACTGTCACCGATGTTTGTGTTCTTCCTTCTAACTTTATCACCGTCGCATGGGGCTCCAGCGGAGGAAATGGTCATAGGACCTCCTGTCGAACAGCCTCCGATGCCAGTGGTCCACGTACATAAAACTCTGTACGAGTATAACTCCAAGTACCCGCTGACTCCACCTGAAGCCACCGAGAATGGCATCAGGTACCGCATCGGCCTCATCAACGACGCTGACGTCACATCCAAGGTGTCCAACGGAACTTGGGCGAGCCAGTTCAAGACCGGGTACCTGGAGTGGCGTCCGAAAGCGGGAAAAGCGGGCGAAGTCGTATTCGAGTGGGATGAGGGCGAGCCTGTAAAATTCACTACACATTTCGGGTACGAGGGTCGTGGCATGGAGCTGTCGGACCTCATAGTATACGACGGTAGATTGTTGACATTCGACGACAGGACTGGCCTCGTCTACGAGCTGGACTTGGAGACGAAGAAGGCTATTCCTTGGATCTACCTTGGAGCTGGGAACGGTAAAACTGTTAAAGGTTAGTAATACTGTTACCCATAGCAACCATTGCGTAACAGTTAACTGCAAGCTACCCTCCATGTCCACAATGACATTTTCCTTAGATTTACAGCGGTTTATACGAGTACacactaataatgttataaatgataaagtgttgtttgtttattttgctttcacacgtaaactattcaaccgattgtactaaacttttacatggacattcttatggtccctgaatgtagacctattcttatttataaaacccCTCTGGGCTACACCCAATTGTCTTTAAAGAGGCGGAAAATCCCATATTGTTCTCTAAAGtttcgaaatatattttaaaagagtttaatCAACTGCACTACATACTGAGTACATTCTGTAAGGAATAACAACAATGTATTTCGGCGCCGTTTCTGATTTCAGCGATAAGGTAAGTACTAGCCTACCTTACGAAATTCCCTAAAACATAAGATAGTAAGAATTTGATACCggacaatgttactatctaactttttctatacatttaaagactgatataaaacccatcttagttcactttgACAGATGTAGGCATCTctaatctatattatatatatatatatatatatatatatatatatatatatatatatataatttcaagaaacattgaatcgaaaaaagtacttgctccgccgggactcgaacccagatctctcacttgccgggtgaatgtgctaccattacaccacagagccctcactttttacgattcaattattttgtatttggccgtatataTATTCCTGATCggaaaacaaggaaaaatcaagtatggaacaaaacatacgaagaaagtaaattaatattaacataaatatccacttttttaacattttcttgttcGTGAgaagaaggtaaactcaacattggtgtcagaaTTATAATTCACTCGACCAGAAGTGTTCACAGGTGTAAAAACCTTGCAAGAGATTGCGTGCGAAGTTGTGGGTAACTGATAGtggttcaatattttattatataaatactgttttgttaatttttacaagtttttcttCTGTTAATTCACCAAAAAATGCTATTTAGTTATGGattacacttttaatataattttaaatattaatgtatctacaatattatataagtacAGCATTTTCTACTTTAAGCATCGTAATATTTAcgtaattaattgtgaaaaatatacaaatcccCTTCTGTTAGTTACAATACGCCATCcaagaaattttgtttaactgtTAACATTTCAGCttagttgaaaatatataaagtacttaGGTTTTAAGGCCTTAGATTTGACAGAAGGCGGACTCTCCTCCTAGCTTATCTTAAGTGATCAGCACATTTAGCTCAGGTTAACATGTCTGAAATCTTTCATACCAGACGATTTAGTCTACATCGCCACTTAGAATTTCCTTATAAAGCTTTGCTTTGGCATTATGATTTCTTGGTGGAAATTTCGCCGTGAAATTAACAGTCCTTAGTCCCAAAATTCAAAATAAGCAATAGGCCCAACTGGCGTATACATTAGAAAATGTATCATTCCGCCCCATCCCTTTCGCTCGTTCATGctgaatcataaaataataaaccgaTATGCTGAAATATCGAAGGAGCCGACATAACGTAACTAATGAACTGTCGCACGAGCTGACTGACAGATGGACGGACTGCACTTTGTCCTCTTGACCCAAACACCGATATGCTTTttctttggaccaagaggaacctatgaaCCAAATTTCACGTCTGCATAAACTCTTGAGTTATCACACGAATGGACAAACGGACATATAGACAGATGGACGCACTGCTCATTGACGACTTTATAATCAATAGAGTTCTCCTTGAACGAAAAGGAACCTACATACCAACTTTCTCTAGAACTATTCTTACAAAAGTTATCGCCAAACAGACGGACTCCCCTGTGACTTGTTGTCTTCAAAACGAACAGTCTTCTTCTTTGGACTAACAGGACGAAGCTATATACTAATTTACAAGTTTCTGGACCTTTGTATCGAAAGTTATCGCCAGACATATGGACTCCCCTGTAGCTTGTTGACTTCAAAACGAACAGTCTTCTTCTTTGGACCAACAGGTCAAAGAGATGCCAATTTACAGGTTATGACCCTCAAAATAATAGCTAGACCAAGAGTAACCTATGTAATGGAAAGACAGTCGGACAGCGACACGATTGAATTAAAACTATCAGATCGGTAATGAAAAGAAACGTTCTAAATCTATCTGTGTTTATTTACATTGTAGATAAGgcaatatgaaataaaactctaGAGTACTGTTATAAAATAAGGCATTTCTTAAAGGTAATGGTTTTTAAAGTATGTTATGTATGgatatgtttcaataaattaccattgtttaattctgtatttatcgggtaaaaatatattttgaaaccaaTACAGAGTTAATATTGCCTAAATAAACTAGAACttgacaaaaatttaattaaaaagcaattaatgTTATCAATTGTAACATAAGTCAGAGGTTACACAGAAAGAAGATAATGGCGTGACCTTGATTATATTGTGTATCACTAACCAATATATGAGAGATAACTTAGAACGGTCTCTACAAACAATGGTATATTTTGTACGCGGAAGCAGATTTTACTGGTGTTTCAGATGATAACCCGTCTCAAATATCTCGCAGCCAAACAGGCGACTGCAGAATTTAATTTCCCACTAAATCGACCATAAAGagtgtgttaaaaataatttgaaccttgtaaaaatacattttgttagaacagttttatagataaacagaGCGTCCCATCTTCGAATCTCAAAAACAATTGTAAAACCAAGGTAAACACACGACACGATATATCAAGCCTTTGCATCCTACAAGTTTTGGTGAAAAAACGTAATTATCTCTATTCGTTTCAATATGGctgtataaaatatagataaagtagtgtattttcacttttttactGTCCCTTCTGTGATAAGAAACTACAaccaaataattatgtaatacttCTTAATacgtgtttttaaataattccacGCATACCCGTATTATTTCAAACGTTCTCTAccactataaactttattttgttttaaatataaaactgccacgaccaaaatatttcaaattatttttttaatcaaattaaaggCCTACAATcctgaataattttttatttattcttcttttcTAACTCGAAACATCACAAATCTTGGGCACATAAACTTATGGGTACCGAGttgaaatttacattctttacctatgtaaattgttaattgaaaattaaatttaagtgttatgaaattatttagatcaagtagaaatattttactatgatgGGGGGGCATGATGCTAcacaaaaaatagtaataaaattggAATTGGATATGTTTCAAAATACGTATTATTTTCACTGTACGTGGATCTTTTACTAATACTTTACACTATCATTATCCATCATTGTTTTGAACTTGAacgaaaattttaattctgtctTTTTAAACTTTCGAATACTAACTGTTATGGAGATGCAGTTTCTGccttttaatgttatataaatggcGATAACTTCTGTCAAATCGATATTACTATAGAAATTTTGATGATCAgactaaataataattgttatcaaTTTTCTGATAACAATGAATTTTCTTTAAATACGTTCAGAATAAAAGCGAAGCAGCTCTAGCAAAAAGGTGTCCAAGAATGACGTTGTCACTAGCAACGACCTACTAGATGTGGATATCTCTGAACTGTTACAGGGCAGAAGAGCGATTGGGCGACCAAACGACATAACCTATTGTACGTGGGTAGTTCTGGCAACGAACTGGCTAGGGATGGCGTTGTCACTAGCAAGGACCTGATGTGGATATAACTCTGAACTGTTACAGGTTAGAAGAGCGAGTGGGCGACCAAACGACATAACCTATTGTACGTGGGTAGTTCTGGCAACGAACTGGCTAGGGATGGCGTTGTCACTAGCAAGGACCTACTTGGTGTGGATATAACTCTGAACTTGTTACAGGGCAGAAGAGCGAGTGGGCGACCAAACGACATAACCTATTGTACGTGGGTAGTTCTGGCAACGAACTGGCTAGGGATGGCGTTGTCACTAGCAAGGACCTACTTGGTGTGGATATAACTCTGAACTTGTTACAGGGCAGAAGAGCGAGTGGGCGACCAAACGACATAACCTATTGTACGTGGGTAGTTCTGGTTATGAACTGGCTAGGGATGGCGTTGTCACTAGCAAGGACCTGATGTGGATATAACTCTGAACTGTTACAGGGCAGAAGAGCGAGTGGGCGACCAAACGACATAACCTATTGTACGTGGGTAGTTCTGGTTATGAACTGGCTAGGGATGGCGTTGTCACTAGCAAGGACCTGATGTGGATATAACTCTGAACTGTTACAGGGCAGAAGAGCGAGTGGGCGACCAAACGACATAACCTATTGTACGTGGGTAGTTCTGGCAATGAACTGGCTAGGGATGGCGTTGTCACTAACAAGGACCTGATGTGGATCAAGGTCATCAATCCTGAGGGACTCGTCACTCATGTGGACTGGGAAAATAGATACGATGATCTCAGGAAACAGGTCGGCATCCAGTTCCCAGGTATGCTTATATAGCtttgttaactttaattttcaagCAACTTAACATGTACGTGCATCTATCTGAAACTATTTTAACTATTAGCCAGATCTTGGTATTTGATCTGCCTACATGCCATAATAACCCTCTCcttctaaaatatttcttctttttaggGTCACTTGTTCACGAGTCCGCTCTCTGGAGTGATGTCCATCAGCGATGGTTCTTCATGCCCCTGAGGAAGCTGGAAGGTCCCTTCGACCGCAAGACTTACCCTCATTTAAGCACCAACATCCTTTTGAGTGCAGACGCCAACTTTGAGGACATCAAGGTTTGTgccttacattttatttcaggaGGGAATACATGCTTACTATATTGAAGAATTCAGGAATTCTTCAATATTTGAAGTAGGCCTAACCTACTAATTTAGTATGATTCCTTAGTAAGAAGTAATTCCTTGGAAGGTTTATAATGTATTCGTTCTAAACTCATACTTCATGTGAAGCCTTACAGTTTAAAGACCTACACAGAAAGGTGATTGGAGTATTATTAAAAAGACACCAATTTTTTCCGTAGCACCATCTCCAATCAAATACGCGTTTGCATCATGGTACTACATTCCAGATGCGTgaccattttaaattatatatatattttattgaatatatgatATGTGTCACCTCTATTGAATtgttacaacacacacacacacacacacacacacacacacacacacacacacacacacacacacacacacacacacacacacacacacacacacacacacacactcgtatataattagatatatacCTGCCGGTTCTGGCCTACTTTTAGAGACGAACGGAAATTCTATGTAAAATCTCAcatttttacgtttcacgttcacgtgagattttacatagaatttccgttcgtctccaaaagtGGGCCAGAACCGGCAggtatatatctatttatatatatatatatatatatatatatatatatacatacatacatattagaataataaatggtgaactaaaaccatttttgaaaattattttatttcagacacgtgtttcggtagtAAACCATCATCAATGTGAACAGTAaactctaactaaataataaacaataaacaactaaataattatacacatgtggaccatttgttaaacagatgttaaatttacatgacacagttgtaattttgattactattctgtatttaatgtttttaattcctCACAAATTGGGtttatcttattttttagattgctatataatatgttgtgagcatctttgttaaaattttgaaggATATGTAATATACAATCCAGTAGAGGTTATTTaagtaaacttttataatttgtataatatagtttattatacaaattatgctaaaaattaattatttcaagggTAAAACCTGGGTTGTTTCAATGGATGCAcccaacagttttaaatttttttctaaacaccGTGTTTGTTCTGACAGAACATAACTGTGGGGGATGTCCACGGAGACCACGGGTTCTGCAGCTTCAAGTTCATCCCCGGCACCGATGACAATGTGGTGGTCGCCCTCAAGTCGGAGGATCAGGTGGTGGACGGGAAGCCCCAGTACTCTACTCACATCATGGTCTTCCTCATAGACGGAACTGTCATCCAGGACGAACTCAGGATCTCCGACCTCAAATTTGAGGGAATCGAGTTTATCTAacaccaaattatttttttctaaaatccaTTCTGAAAGTAAATTCATTTTAAGGTGTCAAAGCTCTTGTGTGTAATCTTTATCCATACATTTAGGACTGATACACTAAATTGTTTCTAAATTA
Proteins encoded in this region:
- the LOC124362206 gene encoding apyrase-like isoform X2, whose amino-acid sequence is MAPIRRETVLSPMFVFFLLTLSPSHGAPAEEMVIGPPVEQPPMPVVHVHKTLYEYNSKYPLTPPEATENGIRYRIGLINDADVTSKVSNGTWASQFKTGYLEWRPKAGKAGEVVFEWDEGEPVKFTTHFGYEGRGMELSDLIVYDGRLLTFDDRTGLVYELDLETKKAIPWIYLGAGNGKTVKGQKSEWATKRHNLLYVGSSGNELARDGVVTNKDLMWIKVINPEGLVTHVDWENRYDDLRKQVGIQFPGSLVHESALWSDVHQRWFFMPLRKLEGPFDRKTYPHLSTNILLSADANFEDIKNITVGDVHGDHGFCSFKFIPGTDDNVVVALKSEDQVVDGKPQYSTHIMVFLIDGTVIQDELRISDLKFEGIEFI
- the LOC124362206 gene encoding apyrase-like isoform X1, which encodes MAPIRRETVLSPMFVFFLLTLSPSHGAPAEEMVIGPPVEQPPMPVVHVHKTLYEYNSKYPLTPPEATENGIRYRIGLINDADVTSKVSNGTWASQFKTGYLEWRPKAGKAGEVVFEWDEGEPVKFTTHFGYEGRGMELSDLIVYDGRLLTFDDRTGLVYELDLETKKAIPWIYLGAGNGKTVKGQKSEWATKRHNLLYVGSSGNELARDGVVTNKDLMWIKVINPEGLVTHVDWENRYDDLRKQVGIQFPGSLVHESALWSDVHQRWFFMPLRKLEGPFDRKTYPHLSTNILLSADANFEDIKNITVGDVHGDHGFCSFKFIPGTDDNVVVALKSEDQVVDGKPQYSTHIMVFLIDGTVIQDELRISDLKFEGIEFI